A single window of Nicotiana sylvestris chromosome 5, ASM39365v2, whole genome shotgun sequence DNA harbors:
- the LOC138869164 gene encoding uncharacterized protein, producing MAPYEALYGRRCRSPLGWFEVGETKLYGPDLIHQAIEKVKVIQERLRTAKSRQKSYSDVQHHDLDFEVGDWVFMRISLMKGVMHFGKKGKLSSRYIGPYIILQRIRQVAYELELPSKLEFVHPVFHVSMLRRCIGDPSRVFPIKYIQVTEDLSYEEVLMAILDQQVRKMRTKDVASVKVLWRNKNMEEMIWEAEEEMKYKYPYLF from the coding sequence atggctccGTACGAAGCACTAtatgggagaagatgtagatcaccactTGGATGGTTTGAAGTCGGTGAAAcaaaattatatgggccagatttaaTTCACCAAGCCATTGAGAAGGTTAAAGTGATACAAGAACGATTGAGGACGGCGAAAAGCAGGCAAAAGTCTTATTCCGATGTACAACATCATGATCTGGattttgaggttggtgattgggttttcatGAGGATCTCGctgatgaagggtgttatgcattttgggaaaAAGGGTAAGCTGAGTTCGCGATATATTGGTCCATATATAATTCTTCAACGAATtagacaggttgcttatgagctagAATTGCCATCcaaattggaatttgtccatccggtattccatgtatctatgttgaggagatgtattggagacccttctcgagtttTCCCTATCAAATATatacaagttacagaggatctatcatatgaagaagttctaATGGCTATATTAGATCAACAAGTCCGCAAgatgagaacaaaagatgtagcttccgtcaaagtattgtggaggaacaagaatatggaagaaatgataTGGGAAGCGGAAGAGGAGATGAAGtataaatacccttacctattctAG